AGTGAAAGAATTCTTTATTTCTAATTCTATGATGCAATTGGAGGTTATCGGCAGAAAAGAATGACATAATTTAAGGAGAAAAAACACATAAATATGCCAAAGCAAGTTCCGTTGAACTCCCTGAATGACACTAACATTAGTGCAATTGTCATCGGTCAATAAAATGAGAGTGTAGAATGATATTAACATTAGTGTGCtcaatattaaaattttaaattatttgaatttgactACAAATTTTTTCTGGCTATAATGAGCTTATAAAAATCTGCTTCTTACTTccaactaggggtgtacaaaaaaaaccgaaaaaccgcaccaaatcgataattcgagtcaaattgagaaaaaaaatccgactatggtttggtttggtgttagaaaaaaaatacgaccataattggtttggtttggttttaactaaaaaagccaaaccaaaatcaaaccaacccgacattacatgtatacaagttttaaattattttatacataaaaataattattgtaatgtgagtaatttataaatattttttaacctTTTTCATAGTTCTctcttttaatgtattatttcaagctttgatttagaatttttgaatggtcaaatatgttttatagcccataaaaATTAGTGACTCAAATAAATTCCAaagcaaaatcaaatcaataaaaaattaaaaaaaaattcaattcgatactaggaatgacaatagtattggatatttattttcttatttttcattacTTTAGATAGTGAAAATACATAACttacttttaatattatttagtcATGTATTTAATActtagtacttattagtcgtgcttattttaacatgatttagtacttttagattatatttatttttattatggcttattaattagcaatatttattttatgcaatttgttgacttttttagtataatcatgactcatctcatattattttatattattttattgagtaaCATCTTATATAATTTTATCCTACTAGGACCTAAGAAATATTATAGcacaaattataaattttatgctatgaagattttgtcggaaaaaacccgaaaaacccgagattgaaaaactcgacttttgttggtttggtttagtttatagatttaaaaatctgagacaattgattttatttggtaattgaaaaatccaAACCAATCCGATTCATGTTCACCCCTACTTCCAATGCAGTTATATAGCCAAAAATTATATCCTCCctcttatctttattttttccttcttcttccggGATTCATCTTTATATCTGAAATGAGTTTGTCCAGAAATTATGCTTCAACCAAAAATTAATCTGCAACCTCGTGTTTTCCATAGCTTAACCCGTTTCTAATTTCGTCCATATCTTAAGAATTAGAAGACTACATTGAAAATATTAAGTTTATCTACTAACGACATCGAAAAATTACATGTTTAGTGTATTTTGATCAATTTCAACAGTCATACACGCTCTTTTTACGTTTAACAAATCGATACTTACATCATATCATCaactataattattttttaaatgatTTAATAGCGTAAGTATTTAATTATATGTCAATAAAGGTAACTGTTTGGCCATTGACCGTCGACTATTGAATTTAATTtcaaattaattgattttagcaAGAAAAGGAATTAAATTAACTCATTCTTCTCCACATTAAAAATTTGCAGCAGTACGAGTTAATATTAGGACTAAAAGTGAAACCTTTTCAATGTATTTCCTATTATATTATCATAATGAATGTAGTCAAATCCATCATTTGGTTTTCTCACATACTTTAGGGACCCACATATATTTGTCACATCTGTAGCTCTCGTGCATCTGCCAGATCTGCAAAGTTTAagtcacataaaataaaatagtacTAACAGAATAGTACAAAGTTGGAGTTTTGAGTATTGAGAAGACACCCAAATCATGGAAATTGTTGGAAAATTGCAGAAACAATTTATTGACTTCATTAATGCTTTGTACCATGAGGTCAGtttctttttccccaattttgtTTTGGTTTGTTGAATTGAGGCTTTTCTGATGTGGGTTTCGTTTTTCTTGttcaaaaaatgattttttttcttttataaagggATTCTTGGATGATCAGTTTCTTCAGCTTCAGAAATTGCAAGATGAGAGCAGCCCTGATTTTGTATTTGAAGTAGTGACACTTTTCTTTGAAGATTCAGAAAAGATTATCAACAATCTGGCAGCTACACTGTGAGATTAAGTGTCTTATAATTTTCTGGggttatttttccttgtttttgttttattaaagttgaagttttggctcattatgttttttttttaaaaaaaaaaaattgtgtagTCAACAACAGGCCGTGGATTTTAAGCAAGTTGATTCCCATGTCCACCAATTCAAGGGTAGCAGTTCCAGGTACTTAATTTTAGTTGGTCCCTTACATTTTTAGGTCTTTGTCGTTGACTGAACTACTTAAATTGATGTTGAaggattttttgtatttttccagtTACATTTGGACTACTTTTCTGAATATTTAGCTGACATGTAATACCTACTTGGTAAATTTATTGTACTCAGAGATTAAGTTTTATGCTATTAGATTTTAGATCACAGTAACTAGATAGTTgttcgaaaacagcctctctacccccaGGGTATGGGTTATCCTCCCTagatcccacttgtgggatttcacaGGGTTTGTTGTTAGTAAGTGGATAGTTGAATTGAAGACTTTCTGGTTTTCTTTTAGTATCACTATTACTTTGTCTGACCTGAATCTCTGTTATGTCGAGCAGCGTAGGTGCACAAAGAGTAACGAATGCTTGTATAGCTTTCAGAAACTTTTGTGAACAGAAGAACCTTGAAGGGTGAGTTTTGCTTTATGCCCTTACAATTTTCCTTCCTCCCTATTCATATGGgaatttgagaaaatttcataGACAAATTTGACCGCTTAGATATTCAGAAAAATAGTTTATGAGAGTTTTGTTTTCTACCATGTACGGCATTGGTCATTGTCTTTTGTAATCATTAGACTCATTACTTGGCATGGCGATAAACCTTGTCGAGAGATAGTGCATGTATAAGATTTACCTATTATCATGTGGTATATTCTTAAATGAATGAGAAACAGGTTTATAGGGCATTGGCTAACTTAGATGCTATTTGAGGCTAATATGGATCTTCATTCACGAGGGTACCATGTCAAGAACTTTGCGATTTCTCTTTTCCAGATATTTCTACTCCATTGTAATTGCAATCACCCGTGTTTGTCCCGTCTCTGTCTTCCATCACCCTCAAATTTCCTGGTCTCTTTGTGTTTCTATCTCTTCTTTTGTGTTTTTGGGATAAAGTTGTGCTTCTGTCTC
Above is a window of Nicotiana tabacum cultivar K326 chromosome 8, ASM71507v2, whole genome shotgun sequence DNA encoding:
- the LOC107820422 gene encoding histidine-containing phosphotransfer protein 1-like, which encodes MEIVGKLQKQFIDFINALYHEGFLDDQFLQLQKLQDESSPDFVFEVVTLFFEDSEKIINNLAATLQQQAVDFKQVDSHVHQFKGSSSSVGAQRVTNACIAFRNFCEQKNLEGCVQCLQHVKHEYFLVKNKLETLLRLEQQILAAGGTIPVLS